The Epilithonimonas zeae genome contains the following window.
GTATCTATAATTTCAGCTGCCATACCTCTTGTTGCAAAAGGAATCAAAAAAGAGGTTAAATCACCTGTGAATCCACCATTTTTAGCGTCTTTGAAAGCTTTCTCCGCCATCTCTTTTATAACCGCTTCACTCACAACACCATCTATATTCATTGTATTCTCTTCTCCATCTTTATCACCGGTAGTATATGTTTTTCTTTTATTGGTTTTTTTGTCTATCCAAGTCCTTACAATCTTTATTTTTTTGTCTTCGTTAGATATAAACTGCAGATTATTTTCAACCAGATTATAGTTAAGATCATATATTACTCTCTCTCCAATATTGGTTGCCTGCTCTAATCCGCAATACAGACTGTAATCATCATCTATAAATACCGAGAGACTAACATTTGCTTTCAGTTCTTGCAGAGCCTGCGCGCCATTCTTATTTTTGACGGTATATTTTGTAATCTCATAATTCGGGATTTTTGTGGATAACTGGATTTTTGTGCCGGAAACAATTGTTTCTAAAATTGTTTTTAAGGTTGTTTTACCCCAATTACCCTTAACACTTTTTCTTCTCAACAACCACATTGCATCTTCACAATGAATCTCAACAATAGGTGTCTTTGGATTAATTTTGCTTACATATCCAACAAACTCAACTCCTTCATATTTTCCGTCATAGGCTAATATTATCTTTACAGAATCCTCAACCTTGATAACTTCTTCAATATATTTTTCCTCATTATTATCTTTGATTTTGAACTTTGTGGGAACTTTGATAACTGCTGTATCTGATAATTCTTCTACCGATTTTGTTATCTCCACATCATTAACCGAATCAAAGACAAAATTTCCAATTTCTATTTTTGCAGAGAGAGTATACATTAGATAAGAGTTGCTAGATTAAGATTACTTACTGTATCTATTATTTTAGATCTGTCTTTCAAATCAGCATAAAAATCCTGATCACTCACTGCACTAATACTGTATCTCTGCATTCCTGCTTCTCCTGACATCTCATCAAACTTGATATCTGTCAAAACCATATTTCGAATCTCGAAGAGTTCCAGAAAAGGATTCGAAATAACTTCTAAAGCTTCGCTCAGATCAAACATATTCTTCAGTTCACGAACCTGTTCTGTAGGATAAGAGTCCCAATCATTTTCATTAACGCAAACACCTTTTATACTGATTTTATAATCTTCAGACGATATATATTCTTTCACAGATCCTTTTCGTTCTTTACCTACCGTTGTAGTTTCAACAATCTTTTTATCACGTTGCAGGGAGATCAACGGTTCATTTGGAAAGACGAATTGATTTCCTTTTTTATCAGCAACTTTTAAAGTTGTAAAATACCGTCCACCTAAAAGAAGATCCTTTCCTATATTATTAAGTGATGGAAAAACAAATTTAGTTTTGTTTGTAAGCCACCAGCTCGGAAATGCCGGACCTACATAATCAAAATGTGCTCTTGCAACCAACTCTTTAAAATCAAATTCTGCCATTATCCTATTTGCATTTGGTTAACACTATTTACTGCTCTTAACAGTATTTCTTGTACTTTATCTCCTAAGTTAGACAGCCCTTGTTCTGTCTTATTAACTTGTATTACCGTCTGGTCTTGTAGCTTGCCTATATTGATTACAATATTGGTCTGTTTGTTACCCCCTTCTGTAATACCATCTCCTTGCGCTCTGTTTTTTGCAACTTGATTTGCAGGAGTTTTGGATAATTTTTTATCACCATTACCTAACAGATCTTTTATTCCATCATTATAATCTTTTGCATTACCTTTTTTATCACCAGTAGATCCTTTAAAAGCTTCGAGCGTATTGTTGAAATCATTTAATATTTTTTTTCCATTAATACTTAATCCCATTTGCCCAACTGCTTTTGCTGCATCGTGACCACGATTTAAAGTACCTTGGACGTATGTTTTCCCATTTTTTTGAAGAGATTTTTCATTTTCCTGAAGTTTGGCTGTAAACTCAGATGTAACTTCTTTATTTAATGATTCATAAGCTCCTTTAAAATCAAAACTTAAAGCCTTCTTGACCGCTTCTCCTACATTGCTTATTTTCTGACCAATCTTATCAAATATTTCAAAAGCGGTGTACCGTAACTTATTGAATAAATAAATTGCAATATCAATTCCCATTGTGAAATCTGCTTTCACCTGTTGCCACCAAAGTTTGATCAAACTCCCAAGCGCTGTAAAAGTTGCTCCCCAACCATCTGTATATTTAATTAACAACCCTATTACTGATATCAATGCAACAATTCCTATAATAATCCAGGTTATTGGACTAATTGCCATAACCAAGTTGAAAATCCCAAAAGCAATTGCAGCATCCAAAATATAAGGCGCCAATGGTTTTAAGAATTCTATAACAGCACTTAAACCTGTTGAAAACAAATCAATAACTACGAGCAAACCTGAAAGCATACCTCCGAAAAGATCTGTTGGTTCTCCAATACCATTTCCAAATGCTACATCAATAAACTCTTTTATTGAATCAATAACTGGTGATAAATATTGCATAGCCAAAGCACCGAAGACTTCAAAATAACCTCCAATTGTTACTAGAAAATTCCACCATTCTTCTTTAATATTCGCAATCTGACCTGCAGAAGTTTGGGAAAATTTTTCCATAGAGCCAGACACACCATCCATTGCGCCATAACTTGCTACAGCATCTTTAATTGCCTGTCCATTATTTGCAACTTCTTTGGTAACGCCTTTGAAAGTCATTCTGATTTTATCACCTTGTTTAGAAGCGTCGATACCCAATGCTTTCAGACCTTCGAACTGTCCTCCTTGCGCACCTAGAATAGCTCCTGATAAATCATCAAAGGATTTGCCTTGTGAGGTTGCCAAATCACCTAACTTCATCATTTCATCATAAGTAGGATATATTCCATTTTTGGTAAGATTTGTAAAACTTCCCACGACATCGTTCAACTGATAAGGCGTATTTTTTGCAAAATCTGTGAGCATAGCCATAGCCCCCGAACCAATTTTATCTCCTAAAGCGTTATTAAGCTCATTACTCATTTTTTTATATTCGTTTCGAGCCTCAATTGCCTTATCTATAAAATCGGACATTGATGTTATTCCTGTTAATTTTTCAAAACCAACACCTGCAATTTCACCGGCTTTCTTTCGAAAATTGCTTATTTTTTGAATATTTGCGTCCAATTTTTCTCCCATACTTATCAGCTTAGAAGAAACTTTGTCACTTAATACTATATTTTTTAATTTATCGGTAAAACCTTTCGCTTTGGTTGTAACTACACCAAAAAGATCTGCAACCTTTTTTAGTTGAGAGCTGGCTTGATCCTTAAGTGTTGCTATAAAATTGAATGCGTTCATTTATTTAGTTTCTGATGCTTTCTTTTCCTGCTGGCGTATAAAGTGCAGGTCTTGTATTTTTTCTGCCCACTCTTCATCACTCAATAAATCAGGATTAGGAATATGCAGGTAGTAATTGATATAGGCATTGTAGAGCCTAAGATCTATGATCTGAGAATAATCTCTTGCCGATGCGTCATCTGTATCGATAACCGCATCGTTTAAAGCTTTTTTAAGCTTGCAATTTTTTTGTTTTGCAACTTCTCAATTGCTTGGTATAGAGGAAATCTGATTTGTGGATTATCCTTATCATTGTAAGCAGCATCTTTTGATAAAACAATTTGATCAAATAATGCTTCTTGTGTCTGGAAAGGTTTGCCAGATGGGTTTCTTTTTTCAGCCATTCTGATATCTTCCCTTGTAATCACTCTCACAGTACATTTGGAATCTTCCACAGTGATTTCGGTGCCATTTTTCACTGTTTTAGTTACGGCATCGGGATAGTTAAAAAAGTCTACTAATTCTTTACGAGCCGGCAAGAAGTACTCGTCATTTTTACGAATTTCTTCATCACCTTCCAACCACAAAGTATTAAGCATATCTTCTCCAAAAGCAATATCGCCACCTTTTTGCATGGCTGTAAAAGCTCTTTTAAAATCTGGCATTCTCGGTTCTCTTAGAAATACAGATTTGTCCTCAATAGGTAGTTCATACACACCTCCGTATTTTTCTTTCCATTCTTGAATTTGTTCTGCTGTTACTGTCATTGTTTTGTTTGTTTTTTTAAATAAAGACCCGCCTTGTGACAGGTCTTTATTCGAGTTAGAATTTATATAGAGTTAGGATTGTGGTTTCACATCAAGGAAGATGATTGGCAATTCAACCGACATATTTTTGTCTCCTTGAGCCATTCCTTTTTTCACCTCGGTAAATTCACATCCTTTCAAGATATCAACAACCGTTTGTCCTCCATCCTCTGGTACATAAGAAACCACTAGATCAAAGTTCAGTTTCAAGATATCCTTATCTTTAGCATCTCTGATCATAGCTTCTAGCTCAGATTGCCATAGAGTCAGCTTTCCTTCGCAAGATCTATTACCACGGGTAATTTTATGTGGCGTGTTTCCTCTACCGTATAACAATTCTTTCTCTTGT
Protein-coding sequences here:
- a CDS encoding DUF6046 domain-containing protein, encoding MAEFDFKELVARAHFDYVGPAFPSWWLTNKTKFVFPSLNNIGKDLLLGGRYFTTLKVADKKGNQFVFPNEPLISLQRDKKIVETTTVGKERKGSVKEYISSEDYKISIKGVCVNENDWDSYPTEQVRELKNMFDLSEALEVISNPFLELFEIRNMVLTDIKFDEMSGEAGMQRYSISAVSDQDFYADLKDRSKIIDTVSNLNLATLI
- a CDS encoding late control protein gives rise to the protein MYTLSAKIEIGNFVFDSVNDVEITKSVEELSDTAVIKVPTKFKIKDNNEEKYIEEVIKVEDSVKIILAYDGKYEGVEFVGYVSKINPKTPIVEIHCEDAMWLLRRKSVKGNWGKTTLKTILETIVSGTKIQLSTKIPNYEITKYTVKNKNGAQALQELKANVSLSVFIDDDYSLYCGLEQATNIGERVIYDLNYNLVENNLQFISNEDKKIKIVRTWIDKKTNKRKTYTTGDKDGEENTMNIDGVVSEAVIKEMAEKAFKDAKNGGFTGDLTSFLIPFATRGMAAEIIDTEHKNREGNYFIKKVVTTFGTSGARRKVTLGNKL